A section of the Deltaproteobacteria bacterium genome encodes:
- a CDS encoding Hsp20/alpha crystallin family protein, whose product MTLIRWNETFPTTAFDRLFDNWFERVAPERTNVAFAPRVNVWEDADNIFLALELPGLAKEDVKIHVENGRLTISGENKFERDEKKETFHLVERRYGRFERSFNLGDQVDVEKISAKMDKGILTVTLGKKDISKPKQIEVEVH is encoded by the coding sequence ATGACCCTCATCCGCTGGAACGAAACCTTCCCCACCACCGCTTTCGACCGACTCTTCGACAACTGGTTCGAGCGCGTCGCGCCCGAGCGCACCAACGTCGCCTTCGCCCCGCGCGTCAACGTGTGGGAAGACGCCGACAACATCTTCCTCGCGCTGGAACTGCCGGGTCTCGCGAAGGAAGACGTGAAGATCCACGTCGAGAACGGCCGGCTCACGATCTCCGGCGAGAACAAGTTCGAGCGCGACGAAAAGAAGGAGACCTTCCACCTCGTCGAGCGCCGCTACGGCCGGTTCGAGCGCAGCTTCAACCTGGGCGACCAGGTCGATGTCGAGAAGATCTCGGCGAAGATGGACAAGGGCATCCTGACCGTCACCCTCGGCAAGAAGGACATCAGCAAGCCGAAGCAGATCGAGGTCGAGGTCCACTGA
- a CDS encoding PIN domain-containing protein: MEFVDANILVYAHDAGAGRKRDFAAQLIDRLMAADEGALSTQVLAEFFVVSTRKIASPITIALAKEIVRDFGDWHVHRPTADDVLRAIEISERNRIHFWDAMIVRSAQAMGASVLWTEDLQADARFGDVRVRNPFAVR; the protein is encoded by the coding sequence ATGGAGTTCGTCGACGCCAACATCCTTGTCTATGCCCACGACGCCGGAGCCGGACGAAAACGGGACTTCGCCGCTCAACTGATCGACCGCCTGATGGCTGCGGACGAAGGCGCGCTGAGCACGCAGGTTCTCGCCGAGTTTTTCGTGGTCTCCACGCGAAAGATTGCGTCGCCCATCACCATCGCACTGGCGAAGGAGATCGTCCGGGATTTCGGCGATTGGCACGTTCACCGCCCGACCGCCGACGACGTGCTGAGAGCGATCGAGATCTCCGAGCGCAACCGCATCCACTTCTGGGACGCGATGATCGTGCGTTCCGCGCAGGCGATGGGCGCGTCGGTGCTGTGGACCGAGGACCTGCAAGCGGACGCGCGGTTCGGCGACGTCCGCGTGCGGAATCCCTTCGCTGTCCGCTAG